Proteins from a single region of Gordonia hongkongensis:
- the benB gene encoding benzoate 1,2-dioxygenase small subunit → MTIAETNSAAVDPAGSGISTGGKLITQNMIEQFLYREARYLDDREFEKWLDCYADDVVYWMPAWDDRDRLTENPHREISLIYYGNKGGLEDRVFRIRTERSSATSLPEPRTSHNIGNVEVIERRGDLVDVRFNWHTMYFRYNTVDPYYGTSFYTIDFSGEQPLIRRKTIVLKNDYIHHVVDIYHF, encoded by the coding sequence ATGACCATCGCTGAGACCAATTCCGCCGCTGTCGATCCCGCCGGGTCGGGCATATCCACCGGCGGAAAGCTCATCACCCAGAACATGATCGAGCAGTTCCTGTACCGCGAGGCCCGCTACCTCGACGACCGCGAATTCGAGAAGTGGCTCGACTGCTACGCCGACGACGTCGTGTACTGGATGCCGGCCTGGGACGACCGTGATCGTCTCACCGAGAACCCGCACCGCGAGATCTCGCTGATCTACTACGGCAACAAGGGCGGCCTCGAGGACCGGGTCTTCCGCATCCGCACCGAGCGGTCGTCGGCGACCTCACTGCCCGAACCCCGGACGAGCCACAACATCGGCAACGTCGAGGTCATCGAACGGCGCGGTGATCTCGTCGACGTCCGGTTCAACTGGCACACCATGTATTTCCGGTACAACACGGTCGACCCGTACTACGGGACCTCCTTCTACACGATCGACTTCTCCGGCGAGCAGCCGTTGATCCGGCGCAAGACGATAGTGCTGAAGAACGACTACATCCACCACGTGGTGGACATCTACCACTTCTAG
- a CDS encoding LysR family transcriptional regulator has protein sequence MELRHLRYFAAVADTCHFGQAAESLHVAQPALSYAIRQLEAELDVTLFTRTTRQVSLTPAGQYLRAQAERILAGVDEAVDGVRRIAAGRSGLVRVGITGIAAFSHLPRIARVVKRELPDVDLRIQSDMLTPGQCDALRAGTLDLGILRPPAIGEHIDTTVIDVEPMVLAVSVDHRLAAEPVVSVADLRHEPFVLYDSRDSAVNDAAIRTCRAAGFVPHRAHQAPGTAVLLALVAAGLGVALLPASVRSLPLDGLVVRDLVDADTVEVALAWRSGSDDPVVTAVADVIAAAFADSAAAQSRDTQLADHRSVRTRLGARSGEKP, from the coding sequence ATGGAGCTACGGCACTTGCGGTACTTCGCCGCCGTGGCCGACACCTGTCATTTCGGGCAGGCAGCGGAGTCGTTGCACGTGGCACAGCCCGCGCTGTCGTACGCAATCCGCCAGCTCGAGGCCGAGCTCGACGTCACCCTGTTCACGCGGACCACCCGTCAGGTGTCGCTCACCCCGGCCGGGCAGTACCTCAGGGCCCAGGCCGAGCGAATTCTCGCCGGCGTGGACGAAGCCGTGGACGGCGTGCGTCGGATCGCCGCCGGCCGCAGCGGCCTCGTCCGGGTCGGTATCACCGGTATCGCCGCGTTCTCCCATCTGCCGCGCATCGCGCGGGTCGTCAAGCGGGAGTTGCCCGATGTGGATCTTCGTATCCAGTCCGACATGCTCACGCCGGGCCAGTGCGACGCCCTGCGCGCCGGCACCCTCGACCTCGGGATCCTGCGCCCGCCGGCGATCGGGGAGCACATCGACACGACGGTCATCGATGTCGAGCCGATGGTTCTCGCGGTGTCGGTCGATCACCGACTGGCCGCCGAGCCCGTGGTCTCCGTCGCCGACCTCCGCCACGAGCCGTTCGTGCTGTACGACAGCCGGGACTCGGCCGTCAACGACGCCGCGATACGGACATGTCGCGCAGCGGGTTTCGTTCCCCACCGGGCGCACCAGGCGCCGGGTACCGCGGTGCTGCTGGCCCTGGTCGCCGCCGGGCTGGGGGTCGCCCTGCTCCCGGCCTCGGTGCGGTCACTTCCGCTCGACGGTTTGGTGGTGCGCGACCTCGTCGATGCCGACACCGTCGAGGTGGCACTCGCCTGGCGATCGGGTTCCGACGACCCGGTCGTCACCGCGGTCGCCGACGTCATCGCCGCTGCCTTCGCCGATTCCGCCGCCGCACAGTCGCGCGACACCCAGCTTGCCGACCACCGTTCCGTGAGGACCCGACTGGGTGCTCGATCTGGAGAGAAACCGTGA
- the benA gene encoding benzoate 1,2-dioxygenase large subunit, whose translation MTASVSEHLNHVNSVLDDAVVDDRDAGVYRANRRIFTDEDIFELEMKHIFEGNWIYLAHESQVPEPGDYFTTYIGRQPVVITRDKNGELHCLINACAHRGAMICRRKTDNRMTLTCPFHGWTFRNDGTLLKVKDPDGAGYPDTFDVDGSHNLTKVARFDSYRGFLFGSLNEDVASLGEHLGDTRLIIDMLVDQSPDGLEVLRGASTYTYDGNWKVQAENGADGYHVTATHWNYAATTSRRSTGESTNDTKALDAGGWGKSGGGYWSYPNGHLCLWTWAANPQDLPLWDSMEQLKEIHGDAKGEFMVKGSRNLCLYPNVYLMDQFSTQIRHFRPIAPDKTEVTIYCIAPKGESDSARAHRIRQYEDFFNASGMATPDDLEEFRSCQLTFRAQAAPWNDMSRGAEHWLTGPDPVAESLGMTGVISAGVKNEDEGLYPVQHGYWLERMRAAAAKEEAAAEQAAAPAQ comes from the coding sequence ATGACCGCGTCCGTATCGGAACACTTGAATCATGTGAACTCGGTCCTCGACGACGCGGTCGTCGACGACCGAGACGCCGGTGTCTACCGCGCCAACCGGCGGATCTTCACCGATGAGGACATCTTCGAGTTGGAGATGAAGCACATCTTCGAGGGCAACTGGATCTATCTCGCACACGAGAGCCAGGTTCCCGAACCTGGCGACTACTTCACCACCTACATCGGCCGGCAGCCCGTCGTCATCACCCGCGACAAGAACGGCGAGTTGCACTGCCTGATCAACGCCTGCGCGCACCGCGGCGCGATGATCTGCCGGCGCAAGACCGACAACCGGATGACCCTGACCTGCCCGTTCCACGGTTGGACGTTCCGCAACGACGGGACCCTTCTGAAGGTCAAGGATCCCGATGGGGCCGGTTACCCCGACACCTTCGACGTCGACGGCTCGCACAACCTGACCAAGGTCGCCCGCTTCGACAGTTACCGCGGCTTCCTGTTCGGCAGCCTCAACGAGGACGTCGCCTCGCTAGGGGAGCATCTCGGCGACACCCGACTGATCATCGACATGCTGGTCGACCAGTCGCCGGACGGCCTCGAGGTGCTCCGCGGCGCGTCGACCTACACCTACGACGGCAACTGGAAGGTGCAGGCGGAGAACGGCGCCGACGGCTACCACGTGACCGCAACCCACTGGAACTACGCGGCCACCACGTCTCGTCGCAGTACCGGGGAGTCGACGAACGACACCAAGGCACTCGACGCCGGCGGGTGGGGAAAGTCCGGCGGCGGCTATTGGTCCTACCCCAACGGTCATCTGTGCCTGTGGACCTGGGCGGCCAATCCACAGGACCTTCCGCTGTGGGATTCGATGGAGCAGCTCAAGGAGATCCACGGCGACGCCAAGGGCGAGTTCATGGTGAAGGGTTCGCGCAATCTATGCCTGTACCCGAATGTCTATCTGATGGACCAGTTCTCGACGCAGATCCGCCACTTCCGTCCGATCGCGCCGGACAAGACCGAGGTCACCATCTACTGCATCGCACCCAAGGGTGAAAGCGACTCCGCGCGGGCTCACCGTATCCGCCAGTACGAGGACTTCTTCAACGCGTCCGGGATGGCGACTCCCGACGACCTCGAGGAGTTCCGGTCGTGCCAGCTCACGTTCCGGGCGCAGGCCGCGCCGTGGAACGACATGAGCCGCGGTGCCGAGCACTGGCTCACCGGTCCCGATCCCGTCGCCGAATCGCTGGGCATGACCGGGGTCATCTCGGCCGGCGTCAAGAACGAGGACGAGGGGCTCTACCCGGTCCAGCACGGTTACTGGCTCGAGCGGATGCGCGCAGCTGCCGCGAAGGAAGAGGCGGCGGCCGAACAAGCAGCGGCCCCAGCCCAGTAG
- a CDS encoding mandelate racemase/muconate lactonizing enzyme family protein, with protein MKITAVEAIPFAIPYVKPLRFASGEVHAATHVLVRVHTDAGVVGVAEAPPRPFTYGETQDGIIAVIEGIFAPAVVGLTLLEREVVAGRMARTVGNPAAKSAVDMAIWDALGKVLGLPVGDMLGGYTDRMRVSHMLGFAEPAAMVAEAEKMVDTYGIRTFKVKVGRHPASLDTAVVRALRERFGSDVELYVDGNRGWTAAESARAMREMADLDLLFAEELCDAADVLGRRWLVEQLPVPFIADESVPTPADVTREILGRSATAVSIKTARSGFTTSRRTHHLAEGLGVPVVMGNQIDGQIGTACTLAFGSAFELTSRYAGELSNFLDMSDDLLTEPLQIRDGHLHRSTAPGIGFEIDPDKLDRYRTDN; from the coding sequence GTGAAAATCACCGCTGTGGAGGCGATTCCGTTCGCCATCCCGTACGTGAAGCCGCTGAGGTTCGCCTCCGGCGAGGTGCACGCCGCGACCCACGTGCTGGTCCGGGTGCACACCGACGCCGGCGTGGTCGGCGTCGCCGAGGCGCCGCCCCGCCCGTTCACCTACGGCGAGACCCAGGACGGCATCATCGCCGTGATCGAGGGCATCTTCGCGCCCGCGGTCGTCGGCCTGACCTTGCTCGAGCGTGAGGTGGTCGCCGGCCGGATGGCTCGCACGGTCGGCAACCCGGCCGCGAAATCCGCTGTGGACATGGCGATCTGGGATGCGCTGGGCAAGGTGCTGGGACTCCCGGTCGGCGACATGCTCGGCGGCTACACCGACCGGATGCGCGTCAGTCACATGCTCGGTTTCGCAGAGCCGGCCGCGATGGTCGCCGAAGCCGAGAAGATGGTCGACACCTACGGGATCCGCACCTTCAAGGTGAAGGTCGGACGTCACCCGGCATCCCTCGACACCGCGGTCGTCCGCGCGCTCCGCGAGCGGTTCGGCAGCGACGTCGAACTCTACGTCGACGGCAATCGGGGCTGGACCGCAGCCGAGTCGGCGCGAGCCATGCGGGAGATGGCCGACCTCGATCTGCTGTTCGCCGAAGAGCTCTGCGACGCAGCCGATGTGCTCGGTCGCCGGTGGCTGGTCGAACAGCTGCCGGTGCCGTTCATCGCCGACGAATCGGTGCCCACGCCAGCCGACGTCACCCGCGAGATCCTCGGCCGGTCGGCGACCGCCGTCAGCATCAAGACCGCGCGGTCGGGTTTCACCACCTCACGCCGCACGCATCACCTCGCCGAGGGGTTGGGCGTCCCGGTCGTCATGGGCAACCAGATCGACGGACAGATCGGGACGGCGTGCACGCTCGCCTTCGGCAGCGCCTTCGAGCTGACCTCGCGCTACGCGGGTGAGCTGTCGAACTTCCTGGACATGAGCGACGACCTGCTGACCGAGCCGTTGCAGATCCGCGATGGCCACCTGCACCGTTCGACCGCGCCGGGCATCGGTTTCGAGATCGATCCGGACAAGCTCGACCGCTATCGCACCGACAACTAG